The following proteins come from a genomic window of Methylorubrum populi:
- the putA gene encoding bifunctional proline dehydrogenase/L-glutamate gamma-semialdehyde dehydrogenase PutA, whose protein sequence is MSAFRFQAPYASDDAALAESLLRAAPLPAGTEAAVDRLAADLIGAIRADAGHGAVEALLREYALTTREGLALMSLAEALLRVPDAATADRLIADKLRGGDFIHHAVRSESGLAQAASWALGLGARLVGPQDTPEVTLGSMVRRLGRPAVRAAAHRAMRVMGGQFVLAEEIDAALKRAGSGTARRSRYSFDMLGEGARTADDAQSYRQAYARAIARIGREAGNAPLPARPGISVKLSALHPRYVPTQRERVMAELVPMVRDLARDARAHELNFTLDAEEAERLELSLDVFAAVLADPVLAGWDGFGLAVQAYSKRCLPVIDHVAALAERHDRRLMVRLVKGAYWDTEVKLAQTQGAEDYPVFTRKAMTDLNYLAAARRLLALRPRLYPQFATHNALTVASVLGLAGLADQPATEEAGFEFQRLHGMGEALYQRLSERAPGLGQRVYAPVGGHRELLAYLVRRLLENGANSSFVARAADPAVPVEELLARPQALVETPAQARHSRIPLPRDLFGPARRNAPGLAFGDGAALRRLTDAVGAATGPTEATPIIDGIAATGHRRAVISPIDATVLGSVIEAGPDIAARAMEAAARGFPAWARMPAGERAACLERAADAFQREQARLLHLLQVEAGKTLDDALAEWREAIDFLRYYAAQGRHLFAQAEDLPGPAGEANSLRLVGRGVFVAVSPWNFPLAIFTGQVAAALMAGNAVVAKPAPQTPLVADLAVRLLQTAGIPGSALHLVPGGPETGAALIGHPALSGVVFTGSTATAQRINRTLAARDGAILPLIAETGGINAMIVDATALPEQVADDVVVSAFRSAGQRCSALRLLLVQEDVADRMIATVAGAARELTLGDPRDLTTDLGPVIDGGAKQRLDAHIAAMTASARLHFAGASPGGLYVAPHIFEIGGVADLRQEVFGPILHVACYPADGHARVMEEIRNGGYGLTLGIQSRIEEAVEQIADALPHGNVYVNRNMIGAVVGSQPFGGTGLSGTGPKAGGPHYLARFATERTLTVNTAAAGGSIGLITLDD, encoded by the coding sequence ATGTCCGCCTTCCGCTTTCAGGCTCCCTACGCTTCGGATGATGCGGCCTTGGCCGAAAGCCTGCTGCGCGCGGCGCCCCTGCCGGCCGGCACGGAGGCGGCGGTCGACCGGCTCGCCGCGGACCTGATCGGTGCGATCCGAGCGGATGCCGGCCACGGCGCCGTCGAGGCGCTGCTGCGGGAATATGCGCTGACGACCCGCGAGGGACTGGCCCTGATGAGCCTTGCGGAGGCGCTGCTGCGGGTGCCCGACGCGGCCACCGCCGACCGCCTCATCGCCGACAAGTTGCGCGGGGGTGACTTCATCCATCACGCGGTGCGTTCGGAGAGCGGTCTCGCCCAAGCCGCCTCCTGGGCGCTCGGTCTCGGCGCCCGTCTCGTCGGCCCGCAGGATACTCCCGAGGTGACGCTCGGCAGCATGGTTCGCCGCCTCGGTCGACCGGCCGTGCGCGCGGCGGCCCACCGGGCTATGCGAGTGATGGGCGGGCAATTCGTGCTGGCTGAGGAGATCGACGCCGCTCTCAAGCGCGCCGGTTCCGGCACCGCCCGGCGCTCGCGCTACTCCTTCGACATGCTGGGGGAGGGCGCGCGGACCGCCGACGATGCGCAGAGCTACCGCCAAGCCTACGCCCGCGCCATCGCGCGGATCGGCCGCGAGGCCGGCAACGCGCCCCTGCCGGCTCGGCCTGGCATCTCGGTCAAGCTGTCGGCGCTGCATCCGCGCTACGTCCCGACCCAGCGCGAGCGGGTAATGGCCGAACTGGTGCCGATGGTCCGCGACCTCGCCCGTGACGCCCGCGCCCACGAGCTCAACTTCACGCTCGATGCCGAGGAGGCGGAGCGGCTTGAACTCTCCCTCGACGTTTTCGCCGCGGTGCTTGCCGATCCGGTCCTCGCCGGCTGGGACGGGTTCGGGCTGGCGGTTCAGGCTTATTCGAAGCGCTGCCTTCCGGTCATCGATCATGTCGCCGCGCTTGCCGAGCGTCACGACCGGCGGCTGATGGTGCGCCTCGTCAAGGGCGCCTATTGGGACACCGAGGTGAAGCTCGCCCAGACGCAAGGGGCAGAGGACTATCCCGTCTTCACCCGCAAGGCGATGACGGACCTGAACTATCTGGCGGCCGCGCGGCGGCTGCTGGCGCTCCGCCCGCGGCTCTATCCGCAATTCGCCACCCACAACGCACTCACGGTCGCGAGCGTCCTCGGCCTTGCCGGGCTCGCTGATCAACCAGCGACGGAGGAGGCAGGCTTCGAGTTTCAGCGCCTGCACGGGATGGGTGAGGCGCTCTACCAGCGGCTCTCCGAGCGGGCGCCAGGACTCGGCCAGCGCGTCTATGCACCGGTCGGCGGCCATCGTGAACTGCTCGCCTATCTCGTCCGCCGGCTGCTGGAGAACGGGGCGAATTCCTCCTTCGTCGCCCGCGCCGCCGATCCCGCGGTGCCGGTCGAGGAACTCCTCGCCCGCCCGCAGGCCCTGGTCGAGACACCCGCGCAGGCCCGGCACTCCAGGATTCCGCTTCCGCGCGACCTGTTCGGGCCCGCGCGTCGCAACGCGCCGGGCCTCGCTTTCGGCGACGGCGCGGCGCTGCGCCGGCTGACCGATGCCGTCGGGGCCGCGACCGGCCCGACCGAGGCCACGCCGATCATCGACGGGATCGCCGCGACCGGCCACCGCCGAGCCGTGATCAGCCCGATCGACGCAACCGTTCTCGGCAGCGTGATCGAGGCCGGCCCCGACATCGCGGCGCGCGCCATGGAAGCGGCCGCGCGCGGCTTTCCCGCCTGGGCGAGGATGCCGGCCGGCGAACGCGCCGCGTGCCTCGAGCGGGCCGCCGACGCCTTCCAGCGGGAGCAGGCCCGGCTCCTTCACTTGCTCCAGGTTGAGGCCGGCAAGACCCTCGACGATGCCCTGGCCGAGTGGCGCGAGGCGATCGACTTCCTCCGCTACTACGCGGCGCAGGGGCGGCACCTGTTCGCCCAGGCGGAAGACCTGCCCGGCCCGGCGGGCGAAGCCAACAGTCTGCGCCTCGTCGGGCGGGGCGTGTTCGTCGCAGTCTCGCCCTGGAATTTCCCGCTCGCCATTTTCACGGGCCAGGTCGCGGCGGCGCTGATGGCCGGCAATGCCGTGGTCGCCAAGCCCGCGCCGCAGACGCCGCTGGTCGCGGACCTGGCCGTGCGCCTTCTGCAAACGGCCGGCATCCCGGGCAGCGCCCTCCACCTCGTCCCCGGCGGCCCCGAAACCGGCGCCGCACTGATCGGGCATCCGGCCCTGTCCGGCGTCGTCTTCACCGGATCCACGGCGACCGCGCAGCGCATCAACCGCACGCTCGCCGCCCGCGACGGTGCGATCCTTCCGCTGATCGCCGAGACCGGCGGCATCAACGCGATGATCGTCGATGCCACGGCGCTCCCTGAGCAGGTTGCCGACGACGTCGTGGTCTCAGCCTTTCGCTCGGCCGGCCAGCGCTGCTCGGCCTTGCGCCTGTTGCTGGTCCAAGAGGACGTAGCCGACCGGATGATCGCGACCGTGGCCGGAGCGGCGCGGGAGCTCACGCTCGGCGATCCCCGCGACCTCACCACGGATCTCGGCCCGGTGATCGACGGAGGCGCGAAGCAGAGACTCGATGCGCATATCGCGGCGATGACGGCCTCGGCGCGCCTGCACTTCGCCGGCGCGTCACCGGGCGGATTGTACGTGGCGCCCCACATTTTCGAGATCGGCGGCGTCGCCGATCTGCGGCAAGAGGTGTTCGGGCCGATCCTCCACGTCGCCTGCTACCCGGCGGACGGCCATGCTCGGGTCATGGAAGAGATTCGGAACGGCGGCTACGGGCTCACCCTCGGTATCCAATCCCGGATCGAGGAGGCGGTGGAACAGATCGCCGATGCTCTGCCGCACGGGAATGTCTACGTGAACCGGAACATGATCGGCGCGGTGGTCGGCAGCCAACCCTTCGGCGGAACCGGCCTGTCGGGGACCGGCCCGAAGGCCGGCGGCCCACATTATCTCGCCCGCTTCGCCACCGAGCGGACGCTGACGGTCAATACGGCGGCAGCGGGCGGTAGCATCGGGCTCATCACCCTCGATGACTGA
- a CDS encoding AsmA family protein, translating into MRDFLTALAGAVVLVLVAALAVPPFIDWSGHRALIDRTLSESVGAPARSEGTIDLRLLPSPHLRLARLRLGGEDGPALDAQTVDAEIALAPLLKGEVRFVQTSIERARLTLPVSDEALLLPREPQALRRDVVVDDLRIRRLSVAAARAGARSEEPSQEVFSAENLRLRAPALAGPWLAEGTAKGSPFHLATGTFGSDGTLSLKFTGGGDTMPRLELDARLAFRPAEAPGGDLAHRGLVPEAEGTARLTVGPPVQPAGAVLPLTLAAKFESRGPVAKAKTVEIELDPGGKAARLSGSGRLDLREARLGLTLRTRRLDLDGLLLSGGAGGRLAQGLSSGALTPPLLLDLDLAAESVALGLDDWAGVAFRGTFDRTGGLVLRRFEGTAPGAASVAATGEADLSGSPRFTGHIDVAARNSEGLGRYLGRIGAEESVAAILDGRAFDLGTDLSAAGGDLSLRNLRLALGEARVTGNARYVRAGASGRGRFDAQLSASGLDIAELPPLGDLMSGLHQHDLGLTLRARDVRYGPAGAHSGNGTIAVSLQSDGASLVVDTLDIADLAGASAQLAGRIAPDGSGRIEGRVTAGRAAPLLALLERGFLPEARLVPPSFRQSGLALDLTLERESGEADALRARAKGRAGEGDLDLALLTRFGRIDRIDATLTTQRTARWFGRDDIAGLRQPGRLRLTGARPAIESRQETAPLALEVEGDLAGLVLSTARPILFDALDRPPTGGAVRLQATDLAPFLILAGAAGPATGPLPASLTLDLSRRNAALHADITGQVAGSDLTIALDRAPDGALNGTATLARLSLPALAAATVFPTEAGGRFAAVPAQPQVSLGLAIAQLDLGRGLTADTATLTLVREGDALNLRDLSAGLAGGRLSGTVTLARPAGAAAVSGEGRVDGADLAGLIGTGPIGGRLSAALRFGATGASLAALANDLSGNGEIRIAGLALPGADAGALDRALGKALAEDDPLREGRLQALVSDELSAGPLKATGPLTAAFTMSAGILRTAPFGIDLGPARWNGTLQVNPRNRSLDARGVLTAAAGPKGWSGAAPAIQLGFTGPLTAPERRLDTAPLTTGLAALVLQRELEKIELFDADQSERQRRRARIEMDRARAVAEETARQARIRAQQAAEEAARQARQREADEAARRARIEAEPAPPVPEAQPLDISPPSARP; encoded by the coding sequence GTGCGTGATTTCCTGACCGCGCTCGCGGGCGCCGTCGTGCTGGTCCTCGTGGCGGCCCTGGCCGTCCCGCCCTTCATCGACTGGTCGGGTCACCGCGCGCTGATCGACCGGACGCTGAGCGAATCCGTCGGCGCTCCTGCCCGCAGCGAGGGGACGATCGACCTTCGCCTGCTGCCGTCGCCGCATCTCCGCCTTGCCCGGTTACGGCTCGGCGGGGAGGACGGGCCGGCATTGGACGCGCAGACGGTCGACGCCGAGATCGCCCTGGCGCCGCTGCTCAAGGGCGAGGTTCGCTTCGTTCAGACGTCGATCGAGCGTGCGCGGCTGACCCTGCCGGTCTCCGACGAGGCGCTGCTCCTGCCGCGCGAGCCGCAGGCGCTGCGGCGCGACGTCGTGGTCGACGATCTGCGCATCCGGCGTCTCAGCGTCGCCGCCGCCCGGGCCGGCGCTCGGTCCGAGGAGCCGTCTCAGGAAGTATTCTCGGCCGAGAACCTGCGCCTGCGGGCGCCGGCTCTGGCCGGCCCCTGGCTGGCGGAAGGCACCGCGAAGGGAAGCCCCTTTCATCTCGCCACCGGCACTTTCGGCAGCGACGGCACCCTCTCCCTGAAATTCACCGGCGGCGGCGACACCATGCCCCGCCTCGAACTCGATGCCCGCCTCGCCTTCAGGCCAGCGGAGGCGCCGGGCGGCGACCTCGCTCACCGCGGCCTCGTACCGGAGGCGGAAGGCACCGCGAGACTGACCGTCGGGCCGCCGGTCCAGCCGGCCGGCGCCGTCCTGCCGCTGACCCTGGCGGCCAAGTTCGAGTCGCGCGGCCCCGTGGCGAAGGCCAAGACGGTCGAGATCGAGCTCGACCCCGGCGGCAAGGCGGCGCGGCTATCGGGCAGCGGTCGCCTCGATCTGCGCGAAGCCCGTCTCGGCCTGACGCTCCGCACGCGCCGCCTCGACCTCGACGGGCTGCTGCTGTCCGGCGGGGCGGGCGGACGCCTGGCGCAGGGGCTGTCGTCGGGGGCCCTGACGCCGCCGTTGCTCCTCGACCTCGACCTCGCCGCCGAGAGCGTCGCTCTCGGCCTCGACGACTGGGCCGGCGTCGCCTTCCGCGGCACCTTCGACCGCACCGGCGGCCTCGTCCTGCGGCGGTTCGAGGGCACGGCGCCGGGGGCTGCGAGCGTCGCGGCGACCGGCGAGGCGGACCTGTCGGGTTCGCCCCGCTTCACCGGCCACATCGACGTCGCGGCACGTAACTCGGAGGGGCTCGGGCGCTATCTCGGACGGATCGGCGCGGAGGAGAGCGTCGCGGCGATCCTCGACGGGCGCGCCTTCGATCTCGGCACCGACCTCTCCGCGGCCGGCGGCGATCTCTCGCTGCGCAACTTGCGGCTCGCCCTGGGCGAGGCCCGTGTCACCGGCAATGCCCGCTACGTTCGGGCCGGTGCGAGCGGGCGCGGACGCTTCGACGCGCAGCTTTCGGCCAGCGGCCTCGACATCGCCGAATTGCCGCCGCTGGGTGACCTGATGTCCGGCCTGCACCAGCACGATCTCGGCCTGACGCTTCGGGCGCGCGACGTGCGCTACGGGCCCGCCGGCGCCCATTCGGGCAACGGCACCATCGCGGTCAGCCTGCAATCGGACGGTGCGAGCCTCGTCGTCGACACGCTCGACATCGCCGACCTCGCGGGGGCGAGCGCTCAGCTCGCCGGGCGGATCGCGCCGGACGGCTCGGGGCGGATCGAGGGCCGCGTCACCGCGGGTCGGGCGGCACCGCTGCTCGCCCTGTTGGAGCGCGGTTTCCTGCCCGAGGCCCGGCTCGTGCCGCCGAGCTTCCGCCAGAGCGGCTTGGCCCTCGATTTGACCCTGGAGCGGGAATCCGGCGAGGCGGATGCGCTGCGCGCGCGTGCCAAGGGCCGGGCGGGGGAGGGCGATCTCGACCTCGCGCTCCTGACCCGCTTCGGCCGGATCGATCGCATCGACGCGACGCTGACGACGCAGAGGACCGCGCGCTGGTTTGGCCGTGACGACATCGCCGGCCTGCGCCAACCCGGGCGGCTGCGGCTGACCGGAGCCCGCCCGGCCATCGAGTCCCGGCAGGAAACCGCGCCGCTCGCGCTCGAAGTCGAGGGTGACCTTGCGGGCCTCGTCCTCTCGACGGCGCGCCCGATCCTTTTCGATGCCCTCGACCGCCCCCCGACCGGCGGCGCGGTGCGGCTGCAGGCGACCGACCTCGCGCCCTTCCTGATCCTCGCCGGAGCGGCCGGACCGGCGACGGGGCCGCTGCCCGCCTCACTCACCCTCGACCTGTCGCGCCGGAACGCGGCCCTGCACGCCGACATAACCGGGCAGGTCGCTGGAAGCGATCTCACCATCGCCCTCGACCGCGCCCCGGACGGGGCGCTCAACGGCACCGCAACTCTCGCCCGGCTGTCCCTGCCGGCTCTGGCCGCGGCCACGGTGTTTCCCACCGAGGCCGGCGGGCGCTTCGCCGCCGTACCGGCTCAGCCGCAGGTCAGCCTCGGTCTCGCGATCGCTCAGCTCGATCTCGGCCGGGGCCTGACCGCCGACACCGCGACGCTGACGCTGGTGCGCGAGGGGGACGCGCTGAACCTGCGCGACCTCTCGGCCGGGCTCGCGGGCGGGCGGCTGAGCGGCACCGTGACCCTCGCCCGGCCGGCGGGTGCCGCGGCGGTGTCGGGTGAGGGGCGCGTCGACGGTGCGGATCTCGCCGGCCTGATCGGGACCGGACCGATCGGCGGCCGGCTGTCGGCGGCGCTGCGCTTCGGTGCCACGGGCGCGAGCCTCGCCGCGCTGGCGAACGACCTTTCGGGCAACGGCGAGATCCGGATCGCCGGCCTCGCACTGCCCGGTGCCGATGCGGGCGCCCTCGACCGGGCCCTGGGCAAAGCGCTTGCCGAGGACGATCCCCTGCGCGAGGGGCGGCTCCAGGCGCTCGTATCGGACGAACTCTCGGCGGGTCCGCTCAAGGCGACGGGACCGCTCACGGCGGCCTTCACGATGTCGGCCGGCATCCTGCGCACGGCTCCGTTCGGGATTGATCTCGGGCCGGCGCGCTGGAACGGCACGCTTCAGGTCAATCCGCGCAATCGCAGCCTCGATGCCCGCGGGGTCCTGACCGCGGCGGCCGGCCCGAAGGGCTGGTCCGGGGCCGCGCCCGCGATCCAGCTCGGCTTCACCGGCCCGCTCACGGCGCCGGAGCGGCGGCTCGACACGGCGCCGCTCACCACCGGCCTCGCGGCTCTCGTGCTCCAGCGCGAACTCGAGAAGATCGAGCTGTTCGACGCCGACCAGAGCGAGCGCCAGCGCCGCCGTGCCCGCATCGAGATGGACCGCGCCCGCGCGGTGGCGGAGGAGACGGCACGCCAGGCCCGGATCAGGGCGCAGCAGGCGGCCGAGGAGGCGGCGCGCCAAGCCCGCCAGAGGGAAGCGGACGAGGCTGCCCGCCGCGCCCGCATCGAAGCCGAGCCGGCGCCTCCCGTACCGGAGGCCCAGCCGCTCGACATCAGCCCGCCTTCCGCCAGGCCCTGA
- a CDS encoding ATP-dependent helicase: protein MMQEPNDAPGAFRPRPSDDDAPSAPTSIAARAMAALRPEGASYLTGLNPEQRRAVEATEGPVLVLAGAGTGKTRVLTTRIAHLIATGKARPYDILSVTFTNKAAREMKHRIGQLIGPAGEGMPWLGTFHAIGTKILRRHAELVGLRSDFTILGTDDQLRLMKQVIADQNIDEKRWPARSLAHTIDGWKNRGLGPEQVPPGEAQAFAFGKGGQLYAAYQARLATLNAVDFGDLLLLCLKLWRENPDILRNYQDRFKYILVDEYQDTNVAQYLWLRLLAQLRKNVACVGDDDQSIYGWRGAEVDNILRFEHDFPGATVVRLERNYRSTGHILAAASGLIAKNEGRLGKTLRTEDEAGEPVTVTGAWDSEEEARQVAESIESLQRKGHPLSEIAVLVRISAQMREIEDRFVQVGLPYRVIGGPRFYERAEIRDALAYLRVTMNGADDLAFERIFNTPKRGLGDATLQTLHAYARADRIPLLAAARKLIETDELKPRARSMLRGLVESFSRWIRLVETKPHPEVAQTILEESGYTEMWQKDRSADAAGRLENLKEFVRSMEEFPDMAAFLEHVSLVMEASEAEGADRVSLMTLHAAKGLEFDTVFLPGWEDGLFPNQRAIDESGRAGLEEERRLAHVGLTRARKRAKLSFAVNRRIHGLWSSTIPSRFIDELPPQAVDVVEAPAHFSAGASRFDRNPAPFGSSYGTPGWQRAQANTAGGFGGGFGNGRGGGRTSGPREIEGELIAKSTGAPAAFEHGARVFHTKFGPGTVAGIDGNKLTVDFDKAGRKMVLDSFLQPG, encoded by the coding sequence ATGATGCAAGAGCCCAACGACGCGCCCGGCGCGTTCCGGCCGCGCCCGTCCGACGACGATGCGCCGTCGGCTCCGACCTCCATCGCCGCCCGTGCCATGGCCGCCCTGCGGCCCGAGGGCGCATCTTATCTCACCGGCCTCAACCCGGAGCAGCGGCGTGCCGTGGAGGCGACGGAAGGCCCGGTGCTCGTGCTCGCCGGTGCCGGCACCGGCAAGACGCGGGTACTGACGACGCGCATTGCCCACCTCATCGCGACCGGCAAGGCCCGGCCCTACGACATCCTCTCGGTGACCTTCACCAACAAGGCCGCGCGGGAGATGAAGCACCGCATCGGGCAGTTGATCGGCCCGGCGGGCGAAGGCATGCCCTGGCTCGGCACCTTTCACGCCATCGGCACCAAGATCCTGCGCCGCCACGCCGAACTGGTCGGGCTCAGATCCGATTTCACGATCCTCGGCACCGACGACCAGCTGCGCCTGATGAAGCAGGTCATCGCCGACCAGAACATCGACGAGAAGCGCTGGCCGGCGCGCTCGCTCGCCCACACCATCGACGGCTGGAAGAACCGGGGTCTCGGGCCCGAGCAGGTGCCCCCGGGCGAGGCGCAGGCCTTCGCCTTCGGCAAGGGCGGCCAGCTCTACGCCGCCTATCAGGCCCGGCTCGCCACCCTCAACGCGGTCGATTTCGGCGACCTGCTGCTGCTGTGCCTCAAGCTCTGGCGCGAGAACCCGGACATCCTGAGGAATTACCAGGACCGTTTCAAATATATCCTGGTCGATGAGTATCAGGACACCAACGTGGCGCAGTACCTCTGGCTGCGCCTGCTCGCGCAACTCCGAAAAAACGTCGCCTGCGTCGGCGACGACGACCAGTCGATCTACGGCTGGCGCGGCGCCGAGGTCGACAACATCCTGCGCTTCGAGCACGACTTCCCCGGCGCCACCGTGGTGCGGCTGGAGCGCAATTACCGCTCGACCGGCCACATCCTCGCCGCCGCCTCCGGCCTCATCGCCAAGAACGAAGGCCGGCTCGGCAAGACGCTCCGCACGGAAGACGAGGCGGGCGAGCCGGTCACCGTGACCGGCGCGTGGGATTCGGAAGAAGAGGCACGACAGGTCGCCGAGTCGATCGAGTCGCTCCAGCGCAAGGGGCACCCGCTCTCCGAGATCGCCGTGCTGGTGCGGATCTCGGCGCAGATGCGCGAGATCGAGGACCGCTTCGTGCAGGTCGGCCTGCCCTACCGGGTCATCGGCGGCCCGCGCTTCTACGAACGCGCCGAGATCCGCGATGCGCTGGCCTATCTGCGCGTGACGATGAACGGCGCCGACGACCTCGCCTTCGAGCGCATCTTCAACACGCCCAAGCGCGGCCTCGGCGACGCGACGCTGCAGACCCTTCACGCCTACGCCCGCGCCGACCGGATTCCTCTGCTCGCCGCGGCGAGGAAGCTGATCGAAACCGACGAGCTGAAGCCCCGCGCCCGCTCGATGCTGCGCGGCCTCGTCGAGAGCTTTTCGCGCTGGATCCGTCTGGTCGAGACCAAGCCGCATCCCGAGGTCGCACAGACCATCTTGGAGGAATCCGGCTACACCGAGATGTGGCAGAAGGACCGTTCGGCCGACGCCGCCGGGCGGCTCGAAAACCTCAAGGAATTCGTCCGCTCGATGGAAGAATTCCCGGACATGGCCGCCTTCCTCGAACACGTCTCCCTCGTGATGGAGGCCTCCGAGGCGGAAGGGGCCGACCGCGTCTCGCTGATGACGCTGCATGCGGCCAAGGGACTCGAATTCGACACGGTGTTCCTACCCGGCTGGGAGGACGGCCTGTTCCCGAACCAGCGCGCCATCGACGAGAGCGGGCGGGCCGGCCTGGAGGAGGAACGGCGCCTCGCCCATGTCGGGCTCACCCGGGCCCGCAAGCGCGCCAAGCTGTCGTTTGCGGTCAACCGGCGCATCCACGGCCTGTGGTCCTCGACCATCCCCTCGCGCTTCATCGACGAACTGCCGCCGCAGGCCGTGGACGTGGTCGAAGCGCCCGCGCATTTCTCGGCCGGCGCCTCGCGCTTCGACCGCAACCCGGCCCCGTTCGGCTCTTCCTACGGCACGCCGGGCTGGCAGCGGGCGCAGGCGAACACCGCGGGCGGCTTCGGCGGGGGATTCGGCAACGGCCGCGGTGGCGGCCGCACGAGCGGCCCGCGCGAGATCGAGGGCGAGTTGATCGCCAAATCGACCGGCGCACCGGCCGCCTTCGAGCACGGGGCCCGGGTCTTCCACACCAAGTTCGGCCCCGGCACGGTCGCCGGCATCGACGGGAACAAGCTCACCGTTGACTTCGACAAGGCCGGTCGGAAGATGGTGCTCGACAGCTTCCTCCAGCCCGGTTGA
- a CDS encoding PhoH family protein, with product MKRRRARLELVEDRPIRMHRTRFDEERNPAPIQPLTDKQGQYLDALASSSQVIVLGPAGTGKTFIAGTRAADLLRQRRISKVVITRPNVPSGRSLGFFPGTLEEKIAPWVAPLTETMKERMGAAAFDIAVKAGDIEVVPFEVMRGRTFKNCLVILDEAQNTTTPEIKMFLTRIGDDCQVIINGDVSQTDLRETSGLRTVIHLVKSRMMAIPIVEFTLDDIVRSGICAEWVKAFEEERL from the coding sequence ATGAAGAGACGACGCGCACGGCTTGAACTGGTTGAGGACCGACCGATCCGGATGCATCGGACACGCTTCGACGAGGAACGTAATCCCGCACCGATCCAACCCCTGACGGATAAACAAGGCCAGTATCTCGACGCGCTCGCGTCATCTTCGCAAGTCATCGTCTTAGGCCCCGCCGGCACGGGCAAGACTTTCATTGCCGGCACACGCGCCGCGGATCTTCTTCGGCAACGCCGGATCTCGAAGGTCGTCATCACCCGTCCCAACGTTCCCTCGGGCCGCTCGCTCGGCTTCTTCCCCGGCACGCTGGAAGAGAAGATCGCCCCCTGGGTCGCCCCCCTGACCGAGACGATGAAGGAGCGCATGGGGGCCGCCGCCTTCGACATCGCGGTGAAGGCCGGCGACATCGAGGTGGTGCCGTTCGAGGTGATGCGCGGACGCACCTTCAAGAACTGCCTCGTGATCCTCGACGAGGCGCAGAACACCACCACGCCCGAAATCAAGATGTTCCTGACCCGCATCGGCGACGATTGCCAGGTCATCATCAACGGCGACGTCTCGCAGACCGACTTGCGTGAAACGTCGGGGCTTCGCACCGTCATCCACTTGGTGAAGAGCCGGATGATGGCGATCCCGATCGTGGAGTTCACCCTCGACGACATCGTCCGCTCCGGCATCTGCGCGGAATGGGTGAAGGCATTCGAGGAGGAGCGGCTCTAA
- the aqpZ gene encoding aquaporin Z — protein sequence MDHDTMRRTTAEFFGTFWLTFGGCGAAVLSAAYPDLGIGFLGVAFAFGFTVLTMAYAVGHISGGHFNPAVTLGLWSARRCANRHVLPYILAQVIGATVAAFTLYTIASGKAGWVPNGFASNGYGELSPGKYGLAACLITEVLTTFIFIFIIIGTTSKGAAAGFAGIPIGFALVLIHLISIPVTNTSVNPARSTGPALFAGPEYVAQLWLFWLAPIAGAILAGIVARWLYEPADIVETAIVERGVEI from the coding sequence ATGGATCACGATACGATGCGTCGGACGACCGCCGAATTCTTCGGCACCTTCTGGCTGACCTTCGGCGGGTGCGGCGCCGCCGTCCTGTCCGCGGCCTATCCGGATCTCGGGATCGGCTTCCTGGGCGTGGCGTTCGCCTTCGGCTTCACCGTGCTGACGATGGCCTACGCGGTCGGCCACATCTCGGGGGGCCATTTCAACCCGGCCGTGACCCTCGGTCTGTGGTCGGCCCGGCGCTGCGCCAACCGACACGTGCTGCCCTACATCCTCGCGCAGGTCATCGGCGCCACGGTGGCCGCCTTCACCCTCTACACCATTGCATCCGGCAAGGCGGGCTGGGTCCCCAACGGGTTCGCCTCGAACGGCTACGGTGAACTCAGTCCGGGCAAGTACGGCCTTGCCGCCTGCCTGATCACCGAAGTCCTGACGACGTTCATCTTCATCTTCATCATCATCGGGACGACGTCGAAGGGAGCGGCGGCGGGTTTCGCCGGCATTCCCATTGGCTTCGCCCTGGTACTCATTCACCTGATCTCGATTCCAGTGACCAACACGTCGGTCAATCCGGCCCGGAGCACGGGCCCGGCCCTGTTCGCGGGCCCGGAATATGTCGCGCAGCTATGGCTGTTCTGGCTGGCCCCGATCGCCGGAGCGATCTTGGCCGGCATCGTGGCGCGCTGGCTCTACGAGCCCGCCGACATCGTCGAGACGGCGATCGTCGAGAGAGGCGTCGAAATCTGA